Proteins encoded by one window of Psychromonas sp. L1A2:
- a CDS encoding vWA domain-containing protein codes for MNFNNLFDITLGPLEFLRPYWLLGIIVVLAISLWRYQRNQYKQTSIIANHLSEHLITLPETTQSNRLALNLLAIIACIALSGPSIRSVKLPVYEIQKAQVIAFDLSYSMYATDIKPNRLSRAKYKAIDLLKQWTEGDKALIAYAGDAFTITPLTTDSNSIINHIPYLSPDLMPERGSRPDLALQKAISLLKNAGYQQGHIVFISDGFDEESQQKMQEMLKGTKWMVSVLSMATKEGAAIKLTDGSLLKDSNDDIVIPKLNRNTLYPVTQMSDGLLVNFDAKGQDIQLLAAHYDTKELNKKDNESSKQTDNKQPIDDGYWVSLLLIPLFLLFFRKGVFYALLLTVALPLTTPKVEASIWENDQQNAYQAFQNKNYKEASEVFEDPAWKASALFKDKQYKQAEAVYLNETKENPNDANTFYNLGNTQAMQKKYEQALTNFNNALKIKPNFEQALTNKAAVEKLLEQQKQQENQQSSDKNQDNQQQDEQQQDQQSSEQQSKDNKQQDEQQNESGQQQDQQSSEQQNESGQQQDQQSSEQQNESGQQQDQQSSEQQNESEQQQTQQSPEQKNNQQEQSAASEEKENIQQSEEEMSQQEELQAEQAAASTSISEDDSTSNEEYEKLPIWLKNMPDDPSLLLRNKMKLEYRKRAADKPVLQNNNGEIW; via the coding sequence ATGAACTTTAATAATCTTTTCGATATCACTTTAGGGCCATTAGAATTTCTACGTCCTTATTGGTTACTGGGCATTATTGTTGTTTTGGCGATCAGCTTATGGCGTTACCAACGTAATCAATATAAACAAACCAGTATTATTGCCAATCACTTAAGTGAGCATTTAATTACTTTACCGGAGACCACCCAAAGCAATCGCTTAGCATTAAATTTACTAGCAATTATTGCTTGTATTGCTTTATCTGGCCCGAGTATTCGTAGTGTCAAACTACCTGTTTATGAAATACAAAAAGCACAAGTGATTGCTTTCGACTTGTCCTACTCAATGTATGCCACAGATATAAAGCCAAATCGTCTAAGTCGTGCAAAATACAAAGCAATTGATCTACTAAAACAATGGACTGAAGGTGATAAAGCATTGATTGCCTATGCTGGTGATGCCTTTACTATTACGCCATTAACCACAGACAGCAATTCAATTATTAACCATATTCCTTACTTATCTCCAGATTTAATGCCTGAACGAGGTTCAAGACCAGATTTGGCATTACAAAAAGCGATCTCATTATTAAAAAATGCTGGGTATCAACAAGGACATATTGTGTTTATTAGCGATGGATTTGATGAAGAAAGCCAACAAAAAATGCAAGAGATGCTAAAAGGAACAAAATGGATGGTCTCTGTTTTATCAATGGCAACCAAAGAAGGTGCCGCTATTAAATTAACCGATGGTAGTTTATTAAAAGATTCAAATGATGACATCGTTATTCCTAAGCTTAATAGAAATACGTTATACCCTGTGACACAAATGAGTGATGGTTTACTAGTAAACTTTGATGCAAAAGGACAAGATATTCAATTATTAGCAGCACACTATGATACTAAAGAATTAAATAAGAAGGATAATGAATCATCTAAGCAAACAGACAATAAACAACCCATAGATGATGGCTATTGGGTAAGTTTATTATTGATACCACTGTTTTTGTTATTCTTTAGAAAAGGTGTTTTTTACGCTTTGCTGTTAACTGTAGCATTACCTTTAACGACACCTAAAGTAGAAGCCTCTATTTGGGAAAACGATCAACAAAATGCCTATCAAGCATTCCAAAATAAAAACTACAAAGAAGCCAGCGAAGTATTTGAAGATCCGGCTTGGAAAGCGAGTGCTTTGTTTAAAGATAAGCAATATAAACAAGCCGAAGCCGTTTATTTAAATGAAACAAAAGAAAACCCAAATGATGCCAATACCTTTTACAATTTAGGTAATACACAAGCAATGCAGAAAAAGTATGAACAAGCGTTAACTAACTTTAATAATGCATTAAAAATAAAACCTAACTTCGAGCAGGCATTAACAAATAAAGCCGCCGTTGAGAAATTACTCGAGCAACAAAAACAGCAAGAGAACCAACAATCTTCTGATAAAAACCAAGATAATCAACAGCAGGATGAACAGCAACAAGATCAGCAATCCTCTGAACAACAAAGCAAAGACAATAAACAACAAGACGAACAACAGAATGAAAGTGGACAACAGCAAGACCAGCAATCTTCTGAGCAACAAAACGAAAGTGGACAACAGCAAGACCAGCAATCTTCTGAACAACAAAACGAAAGTGGACAACAGCAAGACCAGCAATCTTCTGAACAACAAAACGAAAGTGAGCAGCAGCAAACTCAACAGTCCCCTGAACAAAAAAATAATCAACAAGAACAAAGTGCAGCATCAGAGGAAAAAGAAAATATTCAACAATCAGAAGAAGAAATGTCACAGCAAGAAGAGCTACAAGCAGAACAAGCAGCTGCCAGCACTAGCATTTCAGAAGATGATTCAACAAGTAATGAAGAATATGAAAAGCTACCTATTTGGTTAAAAAACATGCCCGATGATCCTTCTTTATTATTACGCAATAAAATGAAACTTGAGTATCGAAAACGAGCAGCGGATAAACCTGTCTTACAAAATAATAATGGAGAAATCTGGTAA
- a CDS encoding BatD family protein — MQFLQKCLTIMVLLVTFSMPAISETQATASVNTNNVFLGDTFMLTVEVNDTGSEYQLDTSALDKDFSVGRASRSQQTSYINGEFTQQITWTLPIQAKKLGTSTIPSLQIGDVSTQAITVEVNKPGKQQQSTADDTIFIENTINKNNVYIDQPIILETKIYVAENISNADVQPPVLEGASIEKVILDQSQSQIVRNGLRYQIFTYQYTITPSTSGEVTINSPLLTGSIQKIQQVNSFQHRRVSQAVNIRGNNLALSVKNMPDNFQGDWLISEDVRLIENNDLHDKEYFVGDPITRSISLQVASIALDKIPEIQLNYDSSLRYYPDQDDLKQGTINGTLYSQRTITHAIIANKSGQLILPEIKIAWWDSKTEKQEFATLPAQTLTIKPSPVSNNTTNVNNGSNNSSNNSDLESSTDQSDLTAAAQQKNSDTDSNGNSDDQSTQLIIWQISTLVLLLLLILLSFYHLKVARSNKVIMQEPKRANSQSQQYKALLSVLKQAKPNDVYASLLRYFQTQQPNIKLLQQISSFTGLNEDHKQQLQENLQQLELACSEKTHHWDAEKLLILIKLHHQVTSQSDLNHITDLNP, encoded by the coding sequence ATGCAGTTCTTACAAAAATGTTTAACTATTATGGTACTTTTGGTCACCTTCAGTATGCCTGCGATATCTGAAACGCAAGCAACTGCATCTGTTAATACCAATAACGTCTTTCTTGGTGACACTTTTATGTTAACCGTAGAAGTTAATGACACAGGGTCAGAATACCAGCTTGATACAAGCGCCTTAGATAAAGATTTTTCTGTCGGTCGAGCATCTCGTAGCCAACAAACATCTTATATTAATGGTGAATTCACTCAACAAATAACATGGACGCTACCGATACAAGCGAAAAAGTTAGGCACATCGACAATCCCCTCATTACAAATAGGTGATGTATCAACGCAGGCAATCACTGTTGAAGTCAACAAACCAGGTAAGCAACAGCAATCTACTGCCGACGATACTATCTTTATTGAAAATACGATTAATAAAAATAACGTTTATATCGATCAACCTATTATTTTAGAAACTAAAATTTATGTAGCAGAAAACATATCAAATGCAGATGTACAACCTCCTGTATTAGAGGGTGCAAGCATCGAAAAGGTAATCTTAGATCAATCACAGTCGCAGATTGTACGTAATGGTTTGCGCTACCAAATATTCACTTATCAATACACAATCACTCCATCAACTTCTGGTGAGGTAACGATTAACTCTCCTTTATTAACAGGCAGCATTCAAAAAATACAGCAAGTAAATAGCTTTCAACATAGGAGAGTCAGTCAGGCAGTCAACATTAGGGGTAATAATTTAGCGCTTTCAGTAAAAAATATGCCAGATAACTTTCAAGGAGACTGGTTAATCAGTGAAGACGTTCGTTTAATAGAAAATAATGACTTACATGACAAAGAGTATTTTGTTGGCGACCCAATTACACGTAGCATAAGTTTACAAGTTGCTTCAATCGCTCTCGATAAAATACCAGAAATCCAACTTAATTATGATAGTTCATTACGCTACTACCCTGATCAAGACGATTTAAAACAAGGTACTATTAATGGCACTTTATATAGCCAACGAACAATTACACACGCCATTATCGCTAATAAAAGCGGACAACTTATATTACCGGAAATAAAAATTGCATGGTGGGATAGCAAAACAGAGAAACAAGAATTTGCCACGTTACCTGCTCAAACATTAACGATTAAACCTTCACCGGTGAGCAATAATACAACGAACGTTAACAATGGCAGTAACAATAGCAGCAACAATAGCGACCTTGAAAGCAGCACTGATCAATCAGATCTAACAGCGGCGGCACAACAAAAAAATAGTGATACAGATAGTAATGGCAATAGTGATGATCAGTCGACACAATTAATCATATGGCAGATCAGTACTTTAGTACTGTTATTATTATTGATTTTATTAAGCTTTTATCACCTTAAAGTTGCTAGAAGTAATAAAGTAATAATGCAAGAACCTAAACGAGCTAACTCACAAAGCCAGCAATATAAGGCGTTATTAAGCGTATTAAAGCAAGCGAAACCAAATGATGTGTATGCGTCTTTATTAAGATATTTTCAAACTCAACAACCAAATATAAAATTACTGCAACAAATCAGTTCTTTTACAGGTTTAAATGAAGATCATAAACAACAACTTCAAGAAAATTTACAACAATTAGAACTCGCTTGTTCTGAAAAAACGCACCATTGGGATGCAGAAAAACTATTAATATTAATAAAACTGCACCATCAAGTGACAAGCCAAAGCGATCTTAATCACATCACCGACCTCAACCCTTAG
- a CDS encoding amino acid ABC transporter substrate-binding protein yields MKVTKLALLFGLTAAVPTLSHAGTLEDVMKEGVLKCGVSTGIPGFSAADSNGEWKGLDVDFCKSVASAVLGDASKVKYFPLTAKERFTALQSGEIDVLARATTWTATRDASLGLNFAGVNYYDGQGFLVSKSIGVNSAKELDGATFCIQAGTTTELNLTDYFKANGMEYKAVTYDTSGQTIDGFKKGRCDAVTSDRSQLAGLRIKLDDPKSAILLPETISKEPLGPVVRQGDDAWFNVIRWTMFATIEAEELGVSSSNVDEMLKSSINPGIKRLLGATGKTGEDLGLKNDWAYQIVKQVGNYAESYDLNVGKDSPIQIERSLNKLWNQGGIMYPMPIR; encoded by the coding sequence ATGAAAGTGACAAAGCTAGCTCTATTATTTGGTCTTACAGCTGCAGTACCAACGCTATCTCATGCGGGTACATTAGAAGATGTTATGAAAGAAGGCGTACTTAAGTGTGGTGTTTCTACAGGCATCCCTGGTTTCTCTGCGGCAGACTCTAACGGTGAATGGAAAGGTCTAGATGTAGATTTTTGTAAATCAGTAGCAAGTGCGGTATTGGGCGATGCAAGTAAAGTAAAATACTTTCCATTAACGGCTAAAGAGCGTTTTACTGCATTACAAAGTGGTGAAATTGATGTACTAGCGCGTGCAACAACTTGGACTGCTACTCGTGACGCTTCTCTAGGTTTAAACTTTGCTGGTGTTAACTACTACGATGGCCAAGGCTTCTTAGTAAGTAAAAGCATAGGTGTAAATTCAGCTAAAGAGCTAGATGGTGCTACTTTCTGTATTCAAGCGGGTACAACAACTGAGCTTAATTTAACAGATTACTTTAAAGCTAACGGTATGGAATACAAAGCCGTTACTTATGATACATCTGGTCAAACAATTGATGGTTTCAAAAAAGGTCGTTGTGACGCAGTAACTTCTGATCGCTCTCAATTAGCAGGGTTAAGAATTAAACTTGATGATCCAAAATCAGCAATTCTTTTACCAGAAACAATCTCTAAAGAACCACTAGGTCCTGTTGTACGTCAAGGTGATGATGCTTGGTTTAATGTTATTCGTTGGACTATGTTCGCAACAATTGAAGCTGAAGAGCTAGGTGTATCATCAAGCAATGTTGATGAAATGCTAAAATCATCAATCAATCCTGGTATCAAACGTTTATTAGGTGCTACAGGTAAAACAGGCGAAGATTTAGGTCTTAAAAATGATTGGGCTTACCAAATTGTTAAGCAAGTAGGTAACTACGCTGAATCATACGATCTAAATGTAGGTAAAGACTCACCGATTCAAATTGAACGTAGTTTAAACAAACTATGGAATCAAGGTGGGATCATGTACCCAATGCCAATTCGTTAA
- a CDS encoding amino acid ABC transporter permease: MTNKQLPVDGKGLLNNPQHRAIFFQVLALALVVFFAFYFANNMFDNIESRGITTGFSFLNNTAGFGISQTLIPYDDGTSTFLDVFIVGLLNTLLVSVLGIIFASIIGLLLGVARLSSNFLMSKLALVYIETFRNIPILLQILFWYNVVLAALPSPRQSFVYLDSVFLNNRGLLLPEPILQSGSGAVIISFVLAIVAVIYLVRWSRQRHNDTGQEFPIFKVSIALLLLAPTLVYFIAGQPITAEYPVLKGFNFNGGLTIIPELLALLFALSIYTATYIAEAVRAGIEAVPKGQKEAAKSLGLKDYVILTKVVLPQALRVIIPPVINQFLNLTKNSSLATAIGYPELVTLFSGTTLNQVGQAIEIILMTMAVYLTFSILISLLLNWVNAKMAIKGR, translated from the coding sequence ATGACAAACAAACAGCTCCCAGTAGACGGTAAAGGATTGTTAAACAACCCTCAACACCGCGCAATTTTTTTCCAAGTTCTCGCTTTAGCACTCGTTGTATTTTTTGCATTTTATTTTGCAAATAACATGTTTGATAACATTGAAAGCCGTGGCATTACCACTGGTTTCTCGTTTTTAAACAACACAGCTGGCTTCGGTATCAGCCAAACGCTTATTCCTTACGATGATGGAACATCTACCTTTTTGGATGTATTTATCGTTGGTTTATTAAATACGCTTCTTGTATCTGTATTAGGGATTATTTTCGCTTCAATTATTGGCTTATTATTAGGTGTTGCTCGTTTATCAAGCAACTTTTTAATGTCTAAGCTAGCACTTGTTTATATTGAAACATTTCGTAATATTCCAATTTTGTTACAAATTTTATTTTGGTATAACGTTGTACTTGCAGCCTTACCAAGTCCACGCCAAAGTTTCGTTTATTTAGACAGCGTATTCTTAAATAACCGAGGCTTGTTACTGCCAGAACCTATTCTTCAGAGTGGAAGTGGCGCAGTTATTATTTCCTTTGTACTAGCCATTGTCGCTGTCATTTATCTTGTTCGTTGGTCTCGTCAACGCCATAATGATACAGGCCAAGAGTTCCCAATATTTAAAGTATCAATTGCACTTTTATTATTAGCACCTACATTAGTTTACTTTATCGCTGGTCAGCCTATCACTGCTGAATACCCAGTGCTAAAAGGCTTTAACTTTAACGGCGGCTTAACCATTATTCCTGAGCTACTCGCATTATTATTTGCGTTAAGTATCTACACTGCAACTTATATAGCAGAGGCAGTACGTGCAGGTATTGAAGCAGTACCAAAAGGTCAAAAAGAAGCGGCTAAATCATTGGGTTTAAAAGACTATGTAATTTTAACTAAAGTAGTTTTACCTCAAGCATTACGAGTGATCATTCCTCCTGTTATTAATCAATTTTTAAACTTAACTAAAAATTCATCCTTAGCAACTGCGATTGGTTACCCTGAATTAGTCACCCTATTCTCAGGCACAACATTAAACCAAGTAGGTCAAGCAATAGAGATCATACTCATGACCATGGCTGTTTATCTCACTTTCAGTATTCTTATTTCACTGTTATTGAACTGGGTTAATGCCAAAATGGCTATAAAAGGACGATAA
- a CDS encoding amino acid ABC transporter permease, whose translation MATYTMKEAKPAPTANKGIIFWLKENLFPDVKSSLFTLFGLYVIYSIVPPLLDWMIFNATWSGTQDEVVNSGARWIFIIEKFDQFMYGFYPESLHWRPNLVAIISIVFVFSFKYIKNLKVKIAGILLFPVVCFILISGGWFGLEVVETEKWGGLMLTILVAAVGIIASFPIGVVLALGRQSNMPILRTLCIGFIEFVRGVPLITILFMASVLLPLFFHDGIEFNKLLRALIGITLFQAAYIAEVVRGGLQAIPKGQYEASEALGLSYWQGMILIILPQALKISIPNLVGSFISLFKDTTLVLIIGLFDILAMVTLTNSDTNWLGYEVEGYVFVTLIYWVCCFSMSQYSKSIERKFNTEH comes from the coding sequence ATGGCAACTTATACAATGAAAGAAGCCAAGCCAGCTCCAACGGCAAATAAAGGCATTATTTTTTGGTTAAAGGAAAATCTATTCCCAGATGTTAAAAGTAGTTTGTTTACTTTATTTGGGTTATACGTGATTTACAGCATTGTGCCGCCACTATTAGATTGGATGATATTCAATGCGACGTGGAGCGGTACACAAGATGAAGTAGTTAATAGTGGTGCTCGTTGGATATTTATCATCGAGAAATTCGATCAGTTTATGTATGGCTTTTATCCTGAAAGTTTACATTGGCGCCCTAACCTAGTCGCTATTATTAGTATTGTTTTTGTTTTTTCTTTTAAATATATCAAAAACCTTAAAGTTAAAATCGCAGGTATTTTATTATTCCCTGTTGTCTGCTTTATTTTAATCAGCGGTGGTTGGTTTGGTTTAGAAGTAGTAGAAACAGAAAAATGGGGCGGCTTAATGCTGACCATTCTAGTGGCTGCTGTCGGTATTATTGCTTCTTTCCCTATTGGAGTGGTATTAGCACTAGGACGTCAATCTAACATGCCAATTCTTAGAACCTTATGTATTGGTTTTATCGAATTTGTACGTGGTGTTCCACTGATTACAATTCTATTCATGGCATCGGTTTTATTACCTTTATTTTTCCATGATGGTATTGAATTTAATAAGCTATTACGTGCACTCATTGGTATCACACTATTCCAAGCGGCTTATATCGCTGAGGTAGTACGTGGTGGCTTACAAGCCATACCAAAAGGTCAATATGAAGCAAGTGAAGCGTTAGGGTTAAGCTATTGGCAAGGAATGATTTTAATTATTCTTCCACAAGCATTAAAAATCTCTATCCCTAACTTAGTGGGTTCATTTATCTCACTATTTAAAGATACAACACTTGTTTTAATCATCGGTTTATTCGACATTTTAGCAATGGTAACACTGACTAACAGTGATACCAATTGGCTAGGCTACGAAGTAGAAGGTTATGTTTTTGTAACACTTATTTACTGGGTATGCTGTTTTTCAATGTCACAATATTCAAAATCGATTGAACGCAAATTTAACACCGAGCATTAA